The genomic stretch AGTAACTTTCATGTGTGATTGGAATGATTTGTTTTATTTCAGGTTTACAAAGGCATCTTTGCTGACAGGCAGATGATTGCTATTAAAAGGTCTCAGGCAGGATCTATGCAGGGTAGTCGAGAATTTAGAAATGAGATAGAACTTCTATCAAGGGTCCATCATAAGAATCTTGTCAAACTTCTTGGATTCTGCTATGACCAAGGAGAACAGATTCTGGTTTATGAATTTATTCCAAATGGCACTCTGATGGATGCTCTCTTAGGTAAATCTTTCAGATCGCCTATAGTTTTTAGATGGTTGAAGTGTGGGAGTTTCCTAGCGATTTGGCTTTCATGAGTATTAATGACTTACTAAACTGTCTGCGCTTCTTACACTATGAAGTAGCAGTGAGTAGATGCTTACATTATGAAGTAGCAGTGAGTAGATACAAATTTTGACGCGATTTTCACTATGGGTCATCCGGAACAGTCTCTATGTGCTTTCAACTAACAGGATCAGACTACATACAATCCACATACCATACCTCGCCATGGCAGGAGCCTTTGTGGTAATAGGATAATCTGTTATTGTTGTTGCCGTACATTGACTTATCAAATATGCCAAAAAGATTGTCACTTGGCGGTAATAGTCATGAGGTTTGCTTTGCCTTTCATGACGTATGAACGGACTGAGCAGGGACATCTGGGATTCAGTTAGACTGGATAAGAAGACTGATGATAACCCTCGGGGCTGCTAGGGGTCTGCAGTATCTCCACGAGCTTGCTGATCCACCAATTATACATAGGGATATCAAGTCAACAAACATTCTTCTTGATGAACGTTTAATTGCGAAAGTTGCTGACTTTGGTCTCTCCAAGCTTTTTGGTGACACTGAAGAAAAGGGTTATGTTACTACCCAAGTGAAAGGAACACTGGTGAGCTCTGAAACCTCTTGGTCGGAATAACCGTTTTTAAGTATTTCTTTCGGCCCCCTTTTCATGCTTAATTGCCCTTTTCAGTTGTTGCTACTGTCATTGCCTTGTAATTTGCAGCAGGAAATCAGCACCTGTAGACTTCACGGTGTCGATATGTAAAGATGTATTTTTTTTAACTTGCTTTTGAATTTGAACTGGTTTTGTCTGCATCGATTGACATTCCTGTATTTTCTGCTGTAGGGATACCTAGACCCTGAGTATTACATGACAAATCAGGTGACTGAAAAAAGTGACGTTTATAGCTTTGGAGTGGTCATGCTAGAAATGATAACAGCAAGAATACCGATACAAAAAGGGAAGTATATAGTAAAAGAGATCAAAACAGCAATTGACAGAACCAAAGATTTATACAGCCTTCAGGAGCTAATTGACCCGATTCTTCTTTCATCGGCGACTCCTTTGGTTGGTCTTGAAAAATTTGTCGACTTGGCATTGAATTGCGTGCAAGACTCAGGAGTCGATAGACCTACAATGGGAGAATTGGTACAAGAATTCGAGAACATAGTGAAGCTGGCTGGTATGAATCCTAGTGCTGAATCTGGACCATTGTCTTGCACTTACGATGGTGCAAGCGGAGGAGATGCTTGGAACACTTCCACTGATGATTCTCTTTTACGGCATAGTGGGAGCACTCCGCTTATAAGGACCGAGTCCCGGTAATCTGAAACTTCCCTGTAAGATCTGTGCACCCTTTGTGTTGCTAATAATAGACTGAAGTTTATGCTGAAAATAGGATTTGTACATGATGCAAAAGTATTCTTTTGTCATTACCATTTTTGTAACCTTCTTTAtgtcttcttttttcttcttcactTGGTAAATTTGTTGCTCTTCTTTCTATGTTTTTTGCAGTAAAAAAATCTACTCTTTGGAATTGAAATTTGATAAACAATGTGTCTAATTAAACTGTCGCATTTTTTTGTGAAGTAACAGCTGTTCATAGACCTGATTAGACCCGATCCAAAACGACCCGAAATGACTAACGTGAAGCAAATGCCTTCGTAATCATGGCCCATAACACCTGACCTTAAATAGACCCAACCTCAAACTGATTCTTACTTGAAGTGACTTGAACTTGTAATTAGCCGACTCTAGCGTGGTCTTAACTCTTAATAGCTCAAAATCCGAAAtgaatcatttgaaacaaaacctTAATAATTATGACCCGAAATAACCTGATATGTAACCACGCAGCCAAAACAACCTGAATACTATCTGACTTGTACTTGAAATGACTCGATAATATCACACCCAGTGTCACCCAACCTGTAACCATAGTCAAACCTTTGTCCTATTAAGTATTAGTCTGTCTGCCACCTACATGCTAGATGCAAGTACTGATTCAATTTTCATTTGGGACTTGACCTGGGTTCGGAATTTGTCGGTGTCATTATCATTCCGATGGCTTCCTTTGCAACTGTCTTGTTTTGAGGTGACCATGCTCTTTGTATCATGAGTTAGTCCTCAACGTGTGCAATAATGATGAAGCAAATTGTACTGTGTAGGGCAGCAGCCTTTATTGAAAAGTTCAGAATTACAGGCCACATCAGCTGAACAGGTGAGCACCTACCTTcattataatttgttgatttcaTTATTTTATTCATCCACTTTAGAAATTTCTGTATACACTCATAATCTGATGATTATTCTCTGACACCAATCTCAATCTttctatttatatatatatgtttattatttatataatatatCTGGTTTTGAGGTTCATGACttcatgtgaaagtggtcttatTTTATTTCGATAGTTATTGTGTAAGACCGGTCTTACCATGAGACGGTGcttttatatactccctcctattcacaataaacctctcatttcattttgacacaaaaattaagaaaacatactaccccaccatataaataaatttgaaccacacaaatacactaccccaccatacaattaaatttggaccacacaaacacttaccaaaaaaggaaatagggaagttattgtgaatagacggaaatggaaatagggaggtttatcttgaataggagggagtataaaaataACTCATTTATTACCGTAAGACTTACTAAGATGGTCTTATTTTATAACTTgtgattttatatttatttttctcATCATTGAAATGGTCATGATGAGCAAGTGCAGTCAATTTTCAACAAACATGATGCAAGACTTTCTGTTAAGTGAGGTTACACGCTACGAAGTATTAAATAAAACATCAACTTTTCCCATTAGTTTAAAGGAGGAAAATTAATGATATGGGGACCCATATTATTGAATATTCAACCATATTGTAAAAAATAATGATATAATCCTTCCCTTTTGttgcttttcttttttttttttttggtgcaagCAATATATTACTTCTataatttacattttagaaatATAAAACTTTATAAGGTTGACCTTTGCAAATCAAAAAAGTCTGCGTTGCAAAAAAGAGAGATTGTTATAGGACCTGGTCTTAATGCTCTTACCTAGGATTTCAAGTTTGGGGTAGCGAAAGTATAGCAGAATTATCCAAGTAAATAATAAACTTCAAAATTTATCATTTTTCGGGGTAGCGAAAATCGAGATTCAAAGTCCTGTTGGGAAATGAAGGTTTTTGGTTGTGGAATGATGAGACTAGAGATAATGCTATGTCTTGCTTTTATTTTGATTCACTGTAAGCATTCAGTAGCACAGACGCACAGCCAAGATTGTAAGTATTTCTGATATATTCTTCTTGTAGTTTTTTGTTCTTCTTGATGTTATGCAGAATTTCTGTAAGCTAAGTTACTGCAAAAGTTGTAACCTAGTAGAGTTATTTGGAGTTTCTTTAAGGAACAAGTTCATGTGAAACTTTTGAGCTTCTGTACCTTATCTTTTGATCTTTTGTAAGATTAGcattattatgaataattgagTGTATGGTAAATACAGATGGTGCTTTAATCTCTCTGACGACGGGATGGAAGAATCTACCTGAAGGCTGGACTGGTGGAGATCCTTGTGGTAATGGATGGGAAGGAGTTACCTGCATTAACACTCGTATTACGACCATGTAAGTTGTGGCTGTCATTGTCAAATTCAATCTTATAATAGATATTGAATGTTGGGATATTTACATTTTACTGATTGTTGTGTTTCAGAACATTAGCCAGTATGGGTATTGTTGGTCAGTTGACAGGAGATCTTGCATCCTTATCAAAACTGCAAATTCTGTAAGTTCCCAGATTCAGTGGCTTAAATATACTTTTTTCATTTTGAGTCAAAAATTCCTGATAATATAGCTTTGGAGCTATGTTACTGGATTCGGCTGGAAATGTAGGACACGACATGGTTGGCGACTGCCGAGGGCTTACAGCCTTACATGTCTGTTTTAATGCAGAATGCTTTCCCGGTCATGGTGATTTTCTTAATCCAATGTCTTATTTATGCAGTGATCTATCCTACAATAAAGGGCTTACAGGTTCTCTTCCTCCGAATATTGGAGAACTTTATGAACTGACAACCTTGTAAGAAACTTTTTTCCTACCAGAACCTTGACTTACAACAATTACATCTTCAAATTACTCAAGTATACTTGCATTTATGAAAAAAATTGGATATTTAATTTTTCTGTTTTGATTGTTCAAGAATCCTTATCGGCTGTGGTTTTTCTGGGCGGATTCCTGACTCAATTGGAAACCTGCGGAAACTTGTATACCTGTAAGAATGCTGATCTTATTCTAATAATTCTTTCAACGTCATTCCAGGGATCTTaaatagattattattattccgtgTTAACGGTTCACTCTCAGTACCCTTTTCCCTCCTGAAGGTACCTTAATAATATTACTACacttttgattttatttttttgtttgtaGTTCTCTCAATACAAACAGTTTCACTGGAGAAGTGCCAGCCACTATCGGAAACTTGAAAAAACTTTACTGGCTGGATTTGTCACAGAATCAGCTCTCTGGAAGCATTCCTGTTTCAAATGGAAACACACCTGGTCTTGATTTGTTAGTTAACACGAATCACTTGTAAGTGTTTCTCAGTTATATTGAGTTTAGTTTTCGTAAAGTTCAAATATTACTTAATCATCTAACTATTTTTAAACTTTTCAGTCATTTTGGAATGAACCAGCTCTCTGGGACAATACCACCTAAGCTTTTTAGCTCAGACATGAATCTGATACATGTGTAAGTGCAAAAAAAACTTACTTTCATAGTTTTATGCCTTACCTGTTTCGTTCTTTGCCCACCTGTCTGAGACTTTCAAGCATAATGGTCATCTGTATTTTCCTTGTAACTCCTTACTGATGCTATAATGCTATGTTTCTGAAATTGTCAGGCTTTTCGACAACAATAAGCTCACTGGAAGCATTCCTTCAACTTTAGGGCTTGTCCAGACATTAGAGGCTGTGTGAGTATTATATTAGGTAGATTACATCTATGTCTTGATGtttcatttttattaatatctATTCCATTTCAGCCGCTTTGATAGGAATTCACTCAGTGGGAGTCTTCCATCCAATctcaacaaccttactaatatgaATGAGCTGTAAGCAGACTACGGACGAATATTTTCAACTTAATCAACTTCATTCTCCGTCTTTAAATTTGTTTAATCTCATCATCCTTAAGAgggtttttatgttgttttacgGCAGCATGCTATCCAACAATGCGTTCACTGGCCCTGTGCCTGATCTTACAGGAATGAACACTCTTATCAATGTGTAAGTGCCAAGAGAAGCATTCATTAAGTGTCCGCTTGCTTCAACTTAAGTTTTTCTAGGTTTCAACATAATTTTAATGCTTGCTGATCCTGCCCGCTTGCCTCATTTTAACCTCCTACGTTTTTTGTTAAATTTTGAGTGTGGTACTCCATATTCGGATTTTAGTTTCTGATGTTTATACAAAATCCCAGTGTCAGTATGATTTCCTGTATAATGTTTCAATCAGCTATAACAGGTAGCAAATATGTTTGTCTTTGTTTCTACTATATAGCTGATTTTAATTACTACAGTATAATTCTCTGGAGGTGTTCTTAAGTTTAAGAATTCGAATAGCATTTTCTCATGAGACGATGAATTTTTCTGTATTAATGTCTAAATTGGCCATGAAATTGCAGGGACATGAGCAACAACAGTTTTTCAGCCACGGATGTTCCACAGTGGTTCTCGACCTTACGGGCACTTACTACTGTGTATGCTATTTCACTTGCTCTCTTTCTTACACATCTTCCTCCGACCTCCATCAAAAATCTGCTGTCCGGCTTTCTGACATTTTAGTGATTCCATGGGCGACTTTGACTCACCAAAACATTCTCAATTTCTAATTGTATGTCAGACCAGCGTTTTGATATTTAAAAAGTTTAAACTCGTAAGAACTTGAATCTGAGGTTATAAGCGTAATGAGGAAAATGGATCATTGGCTAGGCTAGTTGGCGAGTGTTTTCATGTACTAACATAGTATCGACACTCGACAGAATGATGGAGCAAACTGGACTTCAAGGAAAGCTTCCAGCGGAATTTTTCAGTATCCCTCAGTTACAGACAGTGTAGGTGATCTGATCCCCAAAATAAGTCATTTTTAAAAATCTGAACCATAACAAATGTTTTCATTTCTTTTGCAACTTGATGCTGTAAACTGTAAAGTAACATTGTTTTTTCCGGTCAGGGTATTGAGAAACAATCATCTTAATGAAAGTTTAGATTTCGACACTAGCTCCAGCCAACAATTACAACTTATCGATCTTCAAAACAACTCCATCACTTCCCTACCAAGGGCTCCATCATCCAATTTCACACTGTTGTGAGTATCATAAATTTTACTTGTATTTATGGCGAAGGCAATCTTGTGAATTCCATTTTAGAATTTCGATGACCGTCTTATGCTCTATTCCTTTTCTGCAGGCTGGGTGATAATCCATATTGTAAGAATTCTTTGACAGCAATACCATACTGCAACAATCAGCAGGAACTTGATTCAACTTCCTCTTATTTAACCCCAGTATTTTGTGTTCCTCCTTCTTGTACCTCCGGAATGACCTCCGGTCCTAACTGCAAATGTGCATATCCATACACCGGATTTTTCATCCTTAGAGCACCTTCCTTCTCAGCTTTAGGAAATCCAAACTACTTCACACGACTTCAACAGTCTCTGTTACACAGTTTCATCAACATGAGTCTCCCTGTGGGTGCCGTCTCACTTAGTAGTGCTTCTACCGATTCATTTGGGTATCTTACTATGAAGATACAGATCTTTCCAGCTGGACAGGATTATTTTAATAGGACAGGAGTCTTCTCTCTCGGGTTTGTGCTCAGTAACCAGACATACAAGCCGTCTCAGGACTTTGAACCCTATAACTTTCTTGCAGATGACTATACACATTTCGGAGGTAAGTTTCTGATAGAATTTCATTCAGTGTTATGTGTGGAGCTGGCCAACAGCACGGGCCATCCCGGCCGGGCCAAGGCCCGACCCGTCACCCACATGACCCGCTCCCGACCAGCCGGCCCGCTCCTTCCCCTGGCCTGGATTCCATTTTCCCAGCCCGGCCCGCCCTGACCCGtctagaaaaataaaaaaattaggtTAGGTCTGCAGCCCGGCCCGGCCTCGGGCCCAGGCCCGGATCAAGCATGTCCCAGCCCGCCCCTCCCCCTTGGCCTGGCCCGGGTCTGACCAGAAGAGCCTGGCCCGCCCCTAGCCCGACCCGAGTACAGGTCTAGTTATGTGTTATCTATATTACCGTCTTTTTATTGTTAAGGAAAGTGATAGAGGGCCACTTGCGTAGTATTGAAACTTGGTACCATCCTCTCACATGCACGATGTAGGCCCCACATATACGAAAGAGAATTTAAAATGTACGGGAGTGGCAGGGTGATATTAAGTT from Silene latifolia isolate original U9 population chromosome 2, ASM4854445v1, whole genome shotgun sequence encodes the following:
- the LOC141643822 gene encoding leucine-rich repeat receptor protein kinase HPCA1-like isoform X2, coding for MKVFGCGMMRLEIMLCLAFILIHCKHSVAQTHSQDYGALISLTTGWKNLPEGWTGGDPCGNGWEGVTCINTRITTITLASMGIVGQLTGDLASLSKLQILDLSYNKGLTGSLPPNIGELYELTTLILIGCGFSGRIPDSIGNLRKLVYLSLNTNSFTGEVPATIGNLKKLYWLDLSQNQLSGSIPVSNGNTPGLDLLVNTNHFHFGMNQLSGTIPPKLFSSDMNLIHVLFDNNKLTGSIPSTLGLVQTLEAVRFDRNSLSGSLPSNLNNLTNMNELMLSNNAFTGPVPDLTGMNTLINVDMSNNSFSATDVPQWFSTLRALTTVMMEQTGLQGKLPAEFFSIPQLQTVVLRNNHLNESLDFDTSSSQQLQLIDLQNNSITSLPRAPSSNFTLLLGDNPYCKNSLTAIPYCNNQQELDSTSSYLTPVFCVPPSCTSGMTSGPNCKCAYPYTGFFILRAPSFSALGNPNYFTRLQQSLLHSFINMSLPVGAVSLSSASTDSFGYLTMKIQIFPAGQDYFNRTGVFSLGFVLSNQTYKPSQDFEPYNFLADDYTHFGGGQKSHTGAIVGAVVASIALLLLLVCAGGYAYYQKKRAEQATKQANPFDAWDSQGAYGDVPQLKGARFFTFEELRKCTNGFSEYNCVGAGGYGKVYKGILDDGLIVAIKRSQVGSMQGSREFKNEIELLSRVHHKNLVKLVGFCYDQGEQMLVYEYIANGTVLDSLSGTSGVQLDWIRRLMVTLGSARGLQYLHELADPPIIHRDIKSNNILLDDRLTAKVADFGLSRLFGDADKGYVTTQVKGTMGYLDPEYFMTNQLTEKSDVFSFGVVMLEMVTARRPIQGGKYIVKIVKTAMDREKDMYALHEVMDPMLVSSSTTQLVGFERYVDVALKCAEDSGIDRPTMGEVVKEIETILKQAGMNPNADSMPVSQSYEGADGRNSHHPYTDDSLLQYGMSVPLTKVVTV